The genomic region atcaatattaaaaattttattatgtaaGATCAAATTTGAGTAAAAATTTCTTAAGACTATTTCTCGTATCTCAtcccaattataaaataacttaattttacATAAACTCGGAATACTGATCTATGTACAATCCCTATTGCCGCGTGAGGTGTCGGTCAACTGAAAAAGCTCCTGGCCTAAGTTGAATATGGTGGGAGCAAAACTCAGACAGCCCTTTCCAACGCTGAACAAAACCGCGTGCGCGTGAAAACTCACGTGGTCTTCttccatttttaatttaatttagtttagtgAAAGTCGTCCGGAGAATCCCAGAAACCAAACCGGGCCTCCCTCCCTGAGCTGCGGCTTCTGAATAACAGCTTTATGTCACTGACGATGGCTGAGTTTCCAATACCTCCACGCTTCTCGGGTTGCTCCTAACGCGGTTTACTAACTAAACCTTTCAAACGAAACGGAGGCCGATTTGATTGCAACAGACTAAATTTTGTTGTGGGAAATCACTTTGATATTCGGACTGCCATGTCGTTTCCAAGTCAAGAAAGTCAGAGCGAGTTCAACCACTGCCCAGATTTAACCGCTATGGTTCATAATGTAGATCAGACTCCTTTAGCCATTTCTCCGGACGACTTGACCCAGAGGTCCATGAACTCTCAGTTTCATCCTGACGTTGAAGTGGAGACCGGTTCTGTGGCACAGAATGGAGATGGGAGTAGTAGCTGGGGATTATCTTTCTCAGACATGCCGTTGGATTCATATTGGAAAGACCTTGATGTAGACCTCAGTTCTGTGGCACAGACTGAAGATTTGAGTCCGATGTCGACATCTAAAACAGACACGCCGCGGCCAGGAGGAGGCAATGCTAATGAGTTACCCCAGCAGTTCAATTCCTCTGACCAGCCATTGAATTCACTTGCTGGGAATTTAACTGCTGATCAGCTGGTGAACTCTCACGGAGACGTTGAAACGGAGGTACGGTGTTCTGAACCAAACCAAAGCCACCTGGATCATGAAGAAAGACCATCTGATCAAGCTTCAAATGGACAAAAACAAAGGGGTCGTAAACCAAGGGTAACACCAGTGGAAAAAGCAAAGAACCAACTTGATCAAGCAGGAAATCACTTTGATGTTCGGACTGCCATGTCGTTTCCAAGTCAAGAAAGTCAGAGCGAGTTCAACCACTGCCCAGATTTAACCGCTATGGTTCATAATGTAGATCAGACTCCTTTAGCCATTTCTCCGGACGACTTGACCCAGAGGTCCTTGAACTCTCAGTTTCAACCTCACGTTGAAGTGGAGACTGGTTCTGTGGCACAGAATGGAGATGGGAGTAGTAGTTGGGGATTACCTTTCTCAGACATGCCGTTGGATTCATATTGGAAAGACCTTGATGTAGACCTCAGTTCTGTGGCACAGACTGAAGATTTGAGTCCGATATCGACATCTAAAACAGACATGCCGGGGCCAGGAGGAGGCAATGCTAATGAGTTACCCCAGCAGTTCAATTCCTCTGACCAGCCATTGAATTCACTTGCTGGGAATTTAACTGCTGATCAGCTGGTGAACTCTCACGGAGACGTTGAAACGGGGGTACGGTGTTCTGAACCAAACCAAAGCCACCTGGATCATGAAGAAAGACCATCTGATCAAGCTTCAAATGGACAAAAACAAAGGGGTCGTAAACCAAGGGTAACACCAGTGGAAAAAGCAAAGAACCAACTTGATCAAGCAGGAACATCAGCTAAAGCTCGCAATGGACAGAAACGAAAGTCTCGTCAACCAATAATTCGCACAGAAGAGCAAGaacatgaaagaaaaaggaaaaaaaatgaatatgatAGACACTACCGGGCAGACATTAAGGTAAAAGAAATCCCTCTATTCATGTCCCGTTTGAGTTAAAGGATTTCACtaaattttctttgctttctgTGTTGCAAATGGAGAATGAGTTAACGGAGCTGAGGGGACTCAAGGAGAAAATTGTGACAATAGTGTCCGAGTTAGAGGGGATTGATCAAAAGGGTTCACAGATTGACCGCGTGAGCCCTGATTTACAAAAAGGCCAACAGGAAGTGGTGGGAAACGATATGTCCCAGCAAGTAATAATTGATTCTGCCGATCGAGTTCCACCGATTTGGGCAAATGAAGTCCCAGTATCCATCTCGTCGGATAAATACGAGGTAATTAATGTGCTGTAATTTTCCCTAGTTACTATCACAGCAGTTTAATCAGTTGCTTTTAACTTGAACTTTGACTTGCATGGTCATGTTAGTTGAACTGATGTCAAGATGTACGATTTTTCTGACAAGGAAATGGAGGCCGACTGTCGTAGACTACAACGAATGAAATCCAAGTATggtgaaattgagaaaattgaatcCATGTTGGATAAATTCAAGAATTTGGAAGCCGAGTCACGTAGGTTCAAGCAAATAAAGCTCTTGTTTGGTGGAGTTGATGAAATTGAGCGCGAAATAAATAGGCTTAAGAAAATAGAGCTGCAGCTCGACAAATATAAGCAAATGGAGACCACAAGGGAAATGGACTCCTTTCAGGCATCTCCTGGTAGGCTTCAGGTATATTGTCTTGCTCGCTATCTTTCGTTTTGATCTGGTGAAAGGTTAAAATTCAACACTCTCATAGTCTCATTCTTCCACCCTTTTTATGATCTGCTTATATATTTCCTGTTTTTCCATCCCCCAGATCTGTCTTCGGATGGCCTCTTCATTGAACTTACACTCATATCACTAACATTACTTTTTTGGACACGAATTAATGCTGTGAGTTAATTATTTGCTGCACTGGAATGTGCCAGCAACTGGAGATTGATCAATCATgctgttatgaaaattgtctaagaaacaataaagataaaactaagagaaatcaagcaagtaaaaaaatataataatttatatgatTCGGCCTC from Theobroma cacao cultivar B97-61/B2 chromosome 9, Criollo_cocoa_genome_V2, whole genome shotgun sequence harbors:
- the LOC18590457 gene encoding uncharacterized protein LOC18590457, which produces MSFPSQESQSEFNHCPDLTAMVHNVDQTPLAISPDDLTQRSMNSQFHPDVEVETGSVAQNGDGSSSWGLSFSDMPLDSYWKDLDVDLSSVAQTEDLSPMSTSKTDTPRPGGGNANELPQQFNSSDQPLNSLAGNLTADQLVNSHGDVETEVRCSEPNQSHLDHEERPSDQASNGQKQRGRKPRVTPVEKAKNQLDQAGNHFDVRTAMSFPSQESQSEFNHCPDLTAMVHNVDQTPLAISPDDLTQRSLNSQFQPHVEVETGSVAQNGDGSSSWGLPFSDMPLDSYWKDLDVDLSSVAQTEDLSPISTSKTDMPGPGGGNANELPQQFNSSDQPLNSLAGNLTADQLVNSHGDVETGVRCSEPNQSHLDHEERPSDQASNGQKQRGRKPRVTPVEKAKNQLDQAGTSAKARNGQKRKSRQPIIRTEEQEHERKRKKNEYDRHYRADIKNELTELRGLKEKIVTIVSELEGIDQKGSQIDRVSPDLQKGQQEVVGNDMSQQVIIDSADRVPPIWANEVPVSISSDKYEEMEADCRRLQRMKSKYGEIEKIESMLDKFKNLEAESRRFKQIKLLFGGVDEIEREINRLKKIELQLDKYKQMETTREMDSFQASPGRLQEQRGMHSLDLNSDSDVASDDGINLKPPAAVGCSKTIHDMQYSDALVTKFMAKLDDDNAVSNVDHSSFKDLDGECEKVGKYNIPLSLVSTARDIIKAKDDITKQSRFGHCVIEPAYILLCATTKEMRNLPPEQVTEEIMLKWRDAINDAKGLRCDTEFAMKYLRKFAQGYFGLKANNDRKNLEQRMTILKTEEEVLKKELQKKTSEMKFLKSKQEDLTSEQCKDCLEFKNQILTKTIRLFD